Proteins from one Deinococcus sp. AB2017081 genomic window:
- a CDS encoding MSCRAMM family protein, with the protein MTRPRPGLTRAVAAMCAAVTLLAACNQTPHTQAPAPTATAPAPNAPLRALVAFTPAPPSAQVSFSLEGCRNDGSPVITLPNSGGKFICPDAAYTSGNLGKGWNELDLVPHRLTASVGNQANATTTFSVILAADYQLGTKTGYDVVTVPEINAAKSDVSCQITVQDQQTGGSVTGGADTVVYRTVNITLNRGKTCVIDYANRLALGAAQYSGSSLQAYMFEKSDFSTGKRTIPLPVREIQPQTIAKEMSASQGRDQVWDVIKQPTPATLNFGDVCAPGAVTEKAVQIRVAWEIVNVVPGNVTLLTRIYATNPAARVITVDVTDRMYRGTDQSQGVLDSASSGPKDVPANTANVLILSHTYSLVTTDLLVGSAFNDVATATYTDKVTGIPVPGSTTATASTTVSAGTVTNASAAIADSESISGSALTFAVAPTTLGSFSGYTPGTFVTGPVNWSVAGQTAAGSVTFDKTVRLGSRVVTSGALSDTAILTGSDGFSDSASASIDISSAASVSLTIRKTIPDILQAGESQTFTFAVKNNAGATVATPSVTFAAGQTTRSVTVSNLDPGAYTVSEQAESGWATHPDQSTTIALPSCSGSVTFNNAIVPAQATVAKTTVPAGGQQGWEFRLLNADTNAVVTTGTTDASGTIAFQGDLAEGNYAVVETAQTGYDLTASTGCTFSVNYPADAGKTFTCAATNTRRGHIVIRKVTNPTSSTQGFEFTPSYGGATPFTLKHGESSDSGLLVPGTYRVSEAVPAGWLQTSATCDDGSPVTAIALGAGETVTCTFTNTKQPRLTVIKTVVNEYGGTKAVADFTLKVDGSTVTSGTATQQTIGTHTVSEVTPLPYGYTQDSIGGDCDASGKITLAAGDDKTCTITNSDSPASIVVIKNAKPASGSFAFTTTGSGFSGFTLSGATTGGGNVKTTSGLGAGTYTVRETTQLGWLLTGIGGSADPSTPYNCVVTGSGGSSGVGDLNTATASITLRMGDTVTCTFENTGNGVTRTQGFWATHPNLALMAWAGGTGFSHTFPGVAGTPGIGDQLLCGRTVTAGSLGAALSSDVMGAFWSGISKTTLGKARSSLDQARMQLLQQLIAAELNASAFGSVPGSGSFAAWEAAYCGTNAAAISTAQQQAASFNTSGDSGTFTPGTSASSKLARSIANVARWNVLP; encoded by the coding sequence ATGACCCGTCCACGCCCTGGACTGACCAGGGCGGTCGCCGCGATGTGCGCCGCCGTGACCCTGCTGGCAGCGTGCAACCAGACTCCGCACACCCAGGCACCTGCACCCACCGCCACGGCACCGGCCCCGAACGCGCCGCTGCGCGCGCTGGTCGCCTTCACCCCCGCCCCGCCGTCGGCCCAGGTGAGCTTTTCCCTGGAGGGCTGCCGCAACGACGGCTCGCCAGTCATCACGCTGCCCAATTCGGGCGGCAAATTCATCTGTCCGGATGCCGCGTACACTTCGGGCAACCTGGGCAAGGGCTGGAACGAGCTGGATCTCGTGCCGCACCGGCTGACCGCATCGGTCGGCAACCAGGCGAACGCCACAACGACCTTCAGCGTGATTCTCGCTGCGGATTACCAGTTGGGCACCAAGACCGGCTACGACGTCGTGACCGTGCCGGAGATCAACGCCGCGAAGTCCGATGTGTCGTGCCAGATCACGGTGCAGGATCAGCAGACCGGCGGCAGCGTGACCGGCGGCGCAGACACGGTGGTGTATCGCACGGTCAACATCACGCTGAACCGGGGCAAGACCTGCGTGATCGACTACGCCAACCGCCTCGCACTCGGGGCCGCGCAGTACTCCGGGTCGTCGCTCCAGGCCTACATGTTCGAGAAGAGCGACTTCAGCACCGGCAAGCGCACCATCCCGCTGCCCGTGCGGGAGATCCAGCCGCAGACCATCGCCAAGGAGATGAGCGCGTCGCAGGGCCGCGATCAGGTGTGGGACGTGATCAAGCAGCCCACACCCGCCACCCTGAACTTCGGTGACGTGTGTGCTCCCGGCGCCGTGACCGAGAAGGCCGTGCAGATCCGGGTCGCGTGGGAGATCGTGAACGTCGTGCCGGGCAACGTCACGCTGCTGACCCGCATCTATGCCACCAATCCGGCGGCCCGTGTGATCACCGTGGACGTGACCGACCGGATGTACCGCGGGACGGATCAGAGCCAGGGCGTCCTGGACAGCGCGTCCTCCGGCCCGAAGGACGTTCCGGCCAACACCGCGAACGTCCTGATCCTGAGCCATACGTATTCACTGGTCACGACCGACCTTCTGGTCGGTTCCGCCTTCAACGACGTGGCGACCGCCACCTACACCGACAAGGTCACCGGGATTCCCGTTCCCGGCTCGACCACCGCCACCGCGAGCACCACCGTCAGTGCCGGCACCGTGACCAACGCCAGCGCAGCCATCGCCGACAGCGAGTCCATCTCCGGCTCGGCGCTGACCTTCGCGGTCGCCCCGACCACGCTGGGCAGCTTCAGCGGCTACACGCCCGGCACCTTCGTGACCGGCCCCGTGAACTGGAGCGTGGCCGGCCAGACCGCCGCCGGCAGCGTGACCTTCGACAAGACCGTGCGCCTGGGCAGCCGGGTCGTGACCAGCGGCGCCCTGAGCGACACCGCGATCCTGACCGGCTCGGACGGCTTCAGCGACAGCGCGTCGGCCAGCATCGACATCAGTTCGGCAGCCAGCGTCAGCCTGACCATCCGCAAGACCATCCCGGACATCCTCCAGGCCGGCGAGAGCCAGACGTTCACCTTCGCAGTCAAGAACAACGCCGGCGCGACCGTGGCCACGCCCTCGGTCACCTTCGCGGCTGGGCAGACCACCCGGAGCGTCACGGTGAGCAACCTCGACCCCGGCGCGTACACGGTCAGCGAACAGGCCGAATCCGGCTGGGCCACGCACCCCGACCAGTCCACCACGATCGCCCTGCCCTCGTGCAGCGGCAGCGTGACCTTCAACAACGCCATCGTGCCGGCCCAGGCCACGGTTGCGAAGACCACCGTACCCGCCGGCGGGCAGCAGGGCTGGGAATTCAGGCTGCTGAACGCCGACACGAACGCCGTGGTGACGACCGGCACCACCGACGCCAGCGGCACCATCGCCTTCCAGGGCGATCTGGCCGAGGGGAACTACGCGGTCGTGGAGACCGCGCAGACCGGGTATGACCTGACGGCCTCCACCGGCTGCACCTTCAGCGTGAACTACCCGGCCGACGCCGGCAAGACCTTCACCTGCGCGGCCACGAATACCCGGCGCGGCCACATCGTGATCCGCAAGGTCACGAACCCCACCTCCAGCACGCAGGGCTTCGAGTTCACGCCCAGCTATGGCGGCGCCACCCCATTCACCCTGAAGCACGGCGAGTCCAGCGACAGCGGCCTGCTGGTGCCCGGCACCTACCGCGTGTCGGAGGCCGTGCCGGCGGGCTGGCTGCAAACCAGCGCGACCTGTGACGACGGCAGCCCCGTGACCGCCATCGCCCTGGGCGCCGGCGAGACCGTGACGTGCACCTTCACGAACACCAAGCAGCCCAGGCTGACCGTGATCAAGACCGTGGTGAACGAGTACGGCGGCACGAAGGCCGTGGCGGACTTCACCCTGAAGGTCGACGGCAGCACCGTCACCAGCGGCACGGCCACCCAGCAGACCATCGGCACGCACACCGTCAGTGAGGTCACGCCGCTGCCCTACGGCTACACCCAGGACAGCATCGGCGGCGACTGTGACGCGAGCGGCAAGATCACCCTGGCCGCCGGCGACGACAAGACCTGCACGATCACCAACAGCGACTCGCCCGCCAGCATCGTGGTCATCAAGAACGCCAAGCCCGCCAGCGGCAGCTTCGCCTTCACGACCACCGGCAGCGGCTTCAGCGGCTTCACCCTGTCCGGCGCGACCACCGGCGGCGGCAACGTAAAGACCACCTCCGGCCTCGGCGCGGGCACCTATACCGTCAGGGAAACCACCCAGCTCGGCTGGCTCCTGACCGGCATCGGTGGCTCGGCCGACCCGAGTACCCCGTACAACTGCGTGGTGACGGGCAGCGGCGGCAGCAGCGGCGTGGGCGACCTGAACACCGCCACCGCGTCGATCACCCTCAGGATGGGCGACACCGTGACCTGCACCTTCGAGAACACCGGCAACGGCGTGACACGCACCCAGGGCTTCTGGGCCACGCACCCGAATCTGGCGCTGATGGCGTGGGCCGGTGGCACGGGCTTCAGCCACACCTTCCCCGGCGTCGCGGGAACTCCGGGCATCGGTGACCAGCTGCTGTGCGGCAGAACCGTCACCGCCGGCAGCCTGGGCGCCGCCCTGTCCTCCGACGTGATGGGCGCGTTCTGGAGCGGAATTTCCAAGACGACGCTCGGCAAGGCGCGGTCGAGCCTGGATCAGGCCCGGATGCAGCTCCTCCAGCAGCTCATCGCGGCGGAACTGAACGCCTCGGCCTTCGGCAGCGTGCCGGGCAGCGGCTCGTTCGCGGCGTGGGAAGCCGCGTACTGCGGTACAAACGCCGCGGCGATCAGCACGGCGCAGCAGCAGGCCGCCTCCTTCAACACCAGCGGCGACAGCGGCACCTTCACACCGGGTACCTCGGCCAGCAGCAAGCTGGCGCGCAGCATCGCCAATGTGGCGCGCTGGAACGTGCTGCCCTAG
- a CDS encoding tyrosine-type recombinase/integrase codes for MARKRRTEGAGSGEAPERDVLPAGYRWLASGKIEGSRHITLPSGQGKRIYATGTTKKKVKELLEARVALARAGQLAPKSTLTFGAYATKVISEREGLGDRTRDLYTTNLRLYLAPLHAMRLGAITPSTLRTLYAGLRRSEKGFVVRGHAHTLVRLVLETARQDGLIITNPADVKGIRPKRERGDAETPPAYNKAEARRFRQACSHVTYGDVLAFILLTGMRRGEALGLRWSNVRIDGEGRKVARVETTRSTSSGRVYETSPKTSQSIRDVPLSRDAVALVRKVREAAALQHAAVYPDRPGSPYVFSGLRGRPLRPDNMRRVYLEVVGQADRLEREALAAAGRDPDDAQPLRVLDIHALRHTFVTLAAEGGMTIGEIAGIIGDSVATVLKVYLHIFKDELVAPELGFEDDEDGAL; via the coding sequence ATGGCCCGTAAACGCAGGACGGAAGGAGCCGGCAGTGGCGAGGCCCCGGAACGGGATGTCCTTCCTGCAGGGTACAGATGGCTCGCCTCAGGCAAGATCGAGGGCTCGCGCCACATCACGTTGCCGAGCGGCCAGGGCAAGCGGATCTACGCCACCGGAACCACGAAAAAGAAGGTCAAGGAACTCCTCGAGGCCCGCGTCGCCCTGGCCAGGGCCGGTCAGCTCGCCCCAAAATCCACGCTGACCTTCGGTGCCTACGCGACCAAGGTGATCAGCGAGCGTGAGGGCCTCGGCGACCGGACGCGCGACCTGTACACCACCAACCTGCGGCTCTACCTCGCACCGCTCCACGCGATGCGGCTGGGCGCAATCACCCCGTCAACACTCCGCACGCTGTATGCCGGCCTCCGCCGATCTGAGAAGGGGTTCGTGGTACGGGGCCATGCCCATACCCTGGTGCGGTTGGTGCTGGAGACCGCCCGCCAGGACGGCCTGATCATCACCAATCCCGCCGACGTCAAGGGAATACGTCCAAAACGCGAAAGGGGAGATGCCGAGACGCCACCGGCCTACAACAAGGCGGAGGCGCGGCGGTTCCGTCAGGCGTGCTCTCACGTGACGTACGGCGATGTGCTGGCCTTTATCTTGCTCACCGGCATGCGCCGTGGGGAGGCTCTGGGCCTCCGGTGGTCGAACGTGCGTATCGATGGCGAGGGGCGGAAGGTGGCCAGGGTCGAGACCACCCGCTCGACGTCCAGTGGGAGGGTGTACGAGACGTCCCCCAAAACCTCGCAGTCCATCCGGGATGTTCCCCTCAGCCGCGACGCTGTGGCGCTCGTCAGGAAGGTGCGGGAAGCGGCTGCGCTCCAACATGCGGCGGTCTACCCCGACAGGCCGGGTTCGCCTTACGTGTTTTCTGGCCTCAGAGGCAGGCCCCTGCGGCCGGACAACATGCGCCGCGTCTACCTGGAAGTTGTGGGTCAGGCGGATCGCCTGGAACGGGAGGCGCTGGCCGCCGCCGGCAGGGATCCCGACGATGCACAGCCCCTGCGGGTGCTGGACATCCACGCCCTGCGCCATACCTTTGTCACGCTTGCCGCCGAGGGAGGCATGACGATCGGGGAGATCGCTGGGATCATCGGAGACAGTGTGGCCACCGTCCTCAAGGTCTACCTGCACATTTTCAAGGACGAGCTCGTCGCACCCGAGCTCGGGTTTGAGGATGACGAGGATGGTGCGCTTTGA
- a CDS encoding helix-turn-helix domain-containing protein, whose product MPRYIEGQIDWGRFRGDLRAYQRREALSGKEMARRLHISGAAYTRYCSGDRTPTSEVFVYALLMLGQDLRTYVPSMPDWAT is encoded by the coding sequence ATGCCCAGGTACATCGAGGGTCAGATCGACTGGGGGCGCTTCCGCGGCGACCTGCGCGCCTATCAGCGACGTGAAGCGCTGAGCGGAAAGGAGATGGCCCGCCGCCTGCACATCAGTGGCGCGGCGTACACGCGCTATTGCAGTGGAGACCGCACGCCCACCAGCGAGGTGTTCGTGTATGCCCTCCTGATGCTGGGCCAGGATCTTCGTACCTACGTCCCCAGCATGCCCGACTGGGCGACCTGA
- a CDS encoding glycogen synthase, whose protein sequence is MQVVHVGSEVFPYSRSGGLGDVLGALPTEQARLGAQVTVVSPWYADLAGTPVLVWEGALPEVSGALGSPVVRVGELMEAGVRYVFIGMDLFERPGLYHPDDVWRYSLFSRAVLPVLRRLDVLPDILHGHDWQAGLVVAHAHLAGQRTVFSVHNLQYQGRWNLPEAARWTGLPEWTLGQDGLEFHGDLSLMKGGLTFADHVTTVSPTYALEITTPQYGEGLDGLLVRLTREGRLSGIINGLDQERWDPRTDPDIPAFADASGKAAARTALQQEFGLDGAPVLATVSRLADQKGIDLLVEALPELVKDWNVVVLGGGDPLLTGALMGWSQHARVEFRQGLNEPLAHRIYAGADAFAMPSRFEPCGLSQMISMRYGTLPVVRETGGLVDTVPHDIGFRFQDATPDALLEACRDALAEYGRPQAWAARIERGMALDFSWAGPAGQYLGLYGRLARA, encoded by the coding sequence ATGCAAGTTGTACACGTGGGCTCGGAGGTCTTTCCCTACTCGCGGTCCGGGGGGCTCGGGGACGTGCTGGGAGCGCTGCCGACCGAGCAGGCGCGGCTGGGTGCACAGGTGACGGTGGTCTCGCCGTGGTACGCGGATCTGGCCGGCACGCCGGTGCTGGTGTGGGAAGGCGCGCTGCCGGAAGTCTCGGGAGCACTGGGCAGCCCCGTGGTGCGCGTGGGAGAGCTGATGGAGGCCGGTGTCCGGTACGTGTTCATCGGCATGGATCTCTTCGAGCGGCCGGGGCTGTACCACCCGGACGACGTGTGGCGCTACTCGCTGTTCAGCCGGGCGGTGCTGCCGGTGCTGCGGCGGCTGGACGTGCTGCCAGACATCCTGCACGGGCACGACTGGCAGGCGGGGCTGGTCGTGGCCCACGCACATCTGGCCGGCCAGCGGACGGTGTTCTCGGTGCACAACCTCCAGTACCAGGGCCGCTGGAACCTGCCGGAGGCCGCGCGCTGGACCGGGCTGCCCGAATGGACCCTGGGGCAGGACGGTCTGGAGTTCCACGGGGATCTCAGCCTGATGAAGGGCGGACTGACCTTCGCGGATCACGTGACCACCGTGAGCCCCACATATGCGCTGGAGATCACCACGCCGCAGTACGGCGAGGGGCTCGACGGTCTGCTGGTGCGCCTGACCCGCGAGGGCCGTCTGAGTGGGATCATCAACGGGCTCGATCAGGAGCGCTGGGATCCGCGCACCGATCCGGACATTCCGGCCTTCGCGGACGCGTCCGGCAAGGCGGCGGCCCGTACCGCCCTGCAGCAGGAGTTCGGCCTGGACGGTGCCCCCGTGCTGGCGACCGTGAGCCGCCTGGCCGACCAGAAGGGCATCGATCTGCTGGTCGAGGCGCTGCCGGAACTCGTGAAGGACTGGAATGTGGTGGTGCTGGGCGGCGGCGATCCCCTGCTGACCGGTGCCCTGATGGGCTGGTCGCAGCACGCGCGGGTCGAGTTCCGACAGGGGCTCAACGAACCGCTCGCACACCGGATCTATGCCGGGGCCGACGCCTTCGCCATGCCCAGCCGGTTCGAGCCGTGCGGGCTGTCCCAGATGATCTCCATGCGCTACGGCACGCTGCCCGTGGTGCGCGAGACCGGCGGCCTGGTGGACACCGTTCCGCACGACATCGGGTTCCGCTTTCAGGACGCCACGCCGGACGCGCTGCTGGAGGCGTGCCGCGACGCCCTGGCCGAGTATGGCCGCCCGCAGGCGTGGGCGGCGCGCATCGAGCGGGGCATGGCGCTGGATTTCAGCTGGGCGGGGCCGGCCGGGCAGTATCTCGGCCTGTACGGGCGGCTGGCCCGTGCGTGA
- a CDS encoding RNA methyltransferase, producing MNLAVVLVSPKTPGNIGSAARAMLNMGARDLRLVAPRCDHLDSQSVAMAVHAEDLLRSARVYPTLRDALADRDLSVGTSARVRADLPPGRHPATLRPLVRAAAAPALVFGPEETGLINSDLEQCQVTVRIPTGDYASLNLAQAVLLVCYEFLQGGDEVTAAERKTATREDMEAMYGHLRETMQLIGYTDAVRARHTLRLWRAMLDRALMSPAESRLFRGFLRQVKWKVDSAARAGDPADAEQP from the coding sequence GTGAACCTCGCGGTCGTCCTCGTCTCCCCCAAGACTCCCGGCAACATCGGCTCGGCGGCCCGCGCCATGCTGAACATGGGTGCCCGTGACCTGCGGCTGGTGGCCCCGCGCTGCGACCACCTGGATTCGCAGTCGGTCGCCATGGCCGTGCATGCCGAGGATCTGCTGCGCTCGGCCCGCGTGTATCCCACGCTTCGGGACGCGCTGGCCGACCGCGACCTGAGCGTGGGCACCAGCGCCCGCGTGCGGGCCGACCTGCCGCCCGGTCGCCATCCGGCCACGCTGCGTCCCCTGGTGCGCGCCGCCGCCGCGCCCGCCCTGGTGTTCGGCCCCGAGGAGACCGGCCTGATCAACAGCGATCTGGAGCAGTGTCAGGTCACGGTGCGGATTCCCACCGGGGACTACGCCAGCCTGAATCTCGCGCAGGCGGTGCTGCTGGTGTGCTACGAGTTCCTCCAGGGCGGCGATGAGGTCACGGCCGCCGAGCGCAAGACTGCCACCCGCGAGGACATGGAGGCCATGTACGGCCACCTGCGCGAGACCATGCAGCTGATCGGCTACACCGACGCCGTCCGCGCCCGGCACACGCTGCGCCTGTGGCGCGCCATGCTCGACCGCGCCCTGATGAGCCCGGCCGAGAGCCGGCTGTTCCGGGGCTTCCTGCGGCAGGTGAAGTGGAAGGTGGACAGCGCGGCGCGGGCGGGCGACCCGGCGGACGCCGAGCAGCCATAA